A part of Acipenser ruthenus chromosome 48, fAciRut3.2 maternal haplotype, whole genome shotgun sequence genomic DNA contains:
- the LOC117967922 gene encoding uncharacterized protein LOC117967922 isoform X2 gives MKPDTKACTSTFPARTLQREAEAYRAQDKTADKLQEKLGKWTIAMDQPQDSQPSATLSPSVGQEGPAVAIRFEKAQNRIQKFTEGHPGSLGVLIAGALAIASDKTLRLPIIKACLGMEVLGCTFMGFILSVYIVMSNPIGLSYCHFHFENETYSRELKLCDKYNTIEDCIGMEMLFALAVQVATGITIAIYCCKAIQCCGAPRSMPVIVIQQPSEQAES, from the exons ATGAAACCGGACACCAAAGCTTGTACTTCGACGTTTCCTGCAAGAACTCTGCAAAGAGAAGCAGAGGCTTACAGAGCACAGGACAAAACAGCAGACAAACTTCAAGAAAAACTAGGAAAGTGGACTATCG CGATGGATCAGCCCCAAGACTCTCAGCCCTCCGCCACCCTCAGCCCCAGTGTGGGGCAAGAAGGGCCCGCTGTCGCCATCCGCTTTGAGAAGGCCCAAAACCGAATCCAAAAGTTCACAGAAGGACATCCTGGATCTCTGGGG GTGCTGATCGCCGGGGCTTTGGCAATAGCTTCTGATAAAACTCTTCGTCTCCCTATA ATCAAGGCATGTCTTGGCATGGAAGTCCTTGGATGTACTTTCATGGGTTTTATATTATCAGTATACATTGTGATGTCAAACCCAATCGGTCTTTCTTACTGCCATTTCCACTTTGAGAATGAGACATACAGCAGAGAATTGAAACTGTGTGATAAGTATAAC ACGATTGAGGATTGTATTGGTATGGAGATGCTTTTTGCATTAGCTGTGCAAGTTGCAACCGGCATAACCATCGCTATCTACTGCTGTAAAGCAATCCAGTGCTGTGGTGCCCCAAGGAGCATG CCCGTGATTGTTATCCAGCAACCTTCTGAGCAAGCGGAGAGCTAA
- the LOC117967613 gene encoding structure-specific endonuclease subunit slx1-like, protein MVVEVENFFGVYMLYCTNPKFKGRIYIGFTVNPERRIGQHNGGRQRGGAKRTSGRGPWEMVLIVHGFPSDIAALRFEWAWQHPHSSRRLSLVSRKSKRESSLDFHWRVLSHMLRVAPWSRLPLTARWLRQEYRQDFQPGLEPPLHMPVAFGSVRAKKTSSKDPGEERSRSPERPSGRCHVCRKKIQMPAHSLSCFHPSCTMTSHMTCLAQEFLKTEPAHLLPVEGTCPSCKNQVLWGSLIRYKKGCYGDLEEITSSSASQSHWADDLQL, encoded by the exons atggtggtggaggtggagaatTTCTTTGGCGTCTACATGCTGTACTGCACCAACCCCAAGTTCAAAGGTCGCATCTACATCGGCTTCACTGTGAATCCAGAGCGTCGGATTGGCCAGCACAATGGGGGCCGGCAGAGGGGCGGGGCTAAGAGGACAAGCGGACGCGGACCATG GGAAATGGTTTTGATAGTGCACGGGTTCCCTTCAGACATTGCGGCTTTGAGG TTTGAATGGGCCTGGCAGCACCCTCACTCCTCCCGCAGGCTCTCCCTCGTCTCCCGCAAGTCCAAGCGAGAGTCCAGCCTGGATTTCCACTGGCGCGTCCTCTCGCACATGCTGCGGGTGGCGCCGTGGAGCCGACTGCCCCTGACCGCGCGCTGGCTGAGACAGGAGTACCGCCAAGACTTCCAGCCGGGCCTCGAGCCCCCCTTACACATGCCTGTGGCGTTCGGCTCTGTGCGAGCCAAGAAAACCAGCAGCAAGGACCCCGGCGAGGAGCGCAGCCGCTCACCAGAGAGACCGTCTGGCAGGTGTCACGTCTGCCGGAAAAAGATCCAG atGCCAGCTCACTCCCTCTCCTGCTTTCATCCCTCGTGCACTATGACGAGTCACATGACTTGTCTTGCGCAGGAATTCCTCAAGACGGAGCCCGCCCATCTACTTCCTGTGGAAGGTACCTGCCCCAG CTGCAAGAACCAAGTGCTTTGGGGCAGCCTGATTCGCTACAAGAAGGGTTGCTATGGCGATTTGGAGGAGATTACATCATCATCAGCATCCCAG AGTCACTGGGCAGACGATTTGCAGCTGTGA
- the LOC117404624 gene encoding bolA-like protein 2 translates to MSITAESLRNKLTAEMGAVHVEVEDTTTDHCSTSFKVLIVCPQFEGKPLLQRHRMVNTCLAEELKEIHAFEQKTLTPEQWEKQKAD, encoded by the exons ATGTCTATAACAGCGGAGTCTCTTCGGAATAAACTGACAGCGGAAATGGGCGCTGTGCATGTG GAAGTTGAGGACACAACTACCGATCACTGTTCTACTAGTTTCAAAGTTCTCATCGTCTGCCCCCAGTTTGAAGGCAAACCTCTTCTACAAAGACACAG gatGGTGAATACTTGCCTCGCTGAAGAATTGAAGGAGATTCACGCTTTTGAACAGAAGACACTGACGCCGGAACAGTGGGAG
- the LOC117967922 gene encoding uncharacterized protein LOC117967922 isoform X1 produces MKPDTKACTSTFPARTLQREAEAYRAQDKTADKLQEKLGKWTIAMDQPQDSQPSATLSPSVGQEGPAVAIRFEKAQNRIQKFTEGHPGSLGVAQIMFCLFHFGCIAIMLAQYDEHHVVLLIHIGTGFLVLIAGALAIASDKTLRLPIIKACLGMEVLGCTFMGFILSVYIVMSNPIGLSYCHFHFENETYSRELKLCDKYNTIEDCIGMEMLFALAVQVATGITIAIYCCKAIQCCGAPRSMPVIVIQQPSEQAES; encoded by the exons ATGAAACCGGACACCAAAGCTTGTACTTCGACGTTTCCTGCAAGAACTCTGCAAAGAGAAGCAGAGGCTTACAGAGCACAGGACAAAACAGCAGACAAACTTCAAGAAAAACTAGGAAAGTGGACTATCG CGATGGATCAGCCCCAAGACTCTCAGCCCTCCGCCACCCTCAGCCCCAGTGTGGGGCAAGAAGGGCCCGCTGTCGCCATCCGCTTTGAGAAGGCCCAAAACCGAATCCAAAAGTTCACAGAAGGACATCCTGGATCTCTGGGG GTAGCTCAGATCATGTTTTGCCTGTTTCATTTTGGATGCATTGCCATTATGTTGGCGCAGTATGACGAACACCATGTGGTACTATTGATTCACATTGGAACTGGATTTCTG GTGCTGATCGCCGGGGCTTTGGCAATAGCTTCTGATAAAACTCTTCGTCTCCCTATA ATCAAGGCATGTCTTGGCATGGAAGTCCTTGGATGTACTTTCATGGGTTTTATATTATCAGTATACATTGTGATGTCAAACCCAATCGGTCTTTCTTACTGCCATTTCCACTTTGAGAATGAGACATACAGCAGAGAATTGAAACTGTGTGATAAGTATAAC ACGATTGAGGATTGTATTGGTATGGAGATGCTTTTTGCATTAGCTGTGCAAGTTGCAACCGGCATAACCATCGCTATCTACTGCTGTAAAGCAATCCAGTGCTGTGGTGCCCCAAGGAGCATG CCCGTGATTGTTATCCAGCAACCTTCTGAGCAAGCGGAGAGCTAA
- the LOC117967621 gene encoding zinc finger protein 664-like, which translates to MDSWKMGYVHIQDEVHDLQSVHVKPELPELQTGKKIPRFQYSDYPSLHKCIQQLTVPPIDTWKRRSLQERVPELEPVHIKQEPEPVQEEFPDLHVVQIKEETPELESVHVKEEDSVHGVSGFQYVDYPSLLQCLQQPPAPPGEDWKKHPETPLERRVQAEIPGTDSANPNDRGSGFQYANYPSLLQCLQQPLLGSLKVKPMPEDGPQLRYHEKPDPFIEAELDCGAPGRLHTTPVTSCEEKSVGFFDHEGGESSGKNRQQNPVPLFICPDCGKSFRDLRKLQIHGQTHKGRTLHKCQQCGETFRHLSTFRKHQRTHSGAAVHTCPDCGRNFSRSDSLKIHQRTHTGETPYSCNDCGKNFSHLGNLRTHQRIHTGETPYWCAECGKGFKRLDNYKEHQEVHRGETPFLCAECGRRFSQLGSLNRHRKTHAGVATHHCTQCGKSYCHSAALKTHQRTHAAQADPAQDTHTG; encoded by the coding sequence ATGGACAGCTGGAAAATGGGATATGTCCACATTCAAGATGAGGTCCACGACCTACAATCTGTGCACGTAAAACCAGAGCTCCCAGAACTGCAGACGGGGAAGAAGATCCCCAGATTCCAATACTCTGATTATCCTTCCTTGCACAAGTGCATACAGCAGCTTACTGTACCCCCTATAGACACCTGGAAGAGGAGATCCCTTCAAGAGAGGGTCCCGGAATTAGAACCTGTCCACATCAAACAAGAACCGGAACCTGTTCAAGAAGAATTCCCAGATCTTCATGTAGTCCAAATTAAAGAGGAGACCCCTGAACTAGAATCTGTCCATGTAAAAGAGGAGGACTCTGTCCATGGGGTGTCTGGATTTCAATATGTGGACTATCCTTCTTTACTGCAGTGCCTTCAACAGCCACCTGCACCCCCAGGAGAAGACTGGAAGAAGCACCCAGAAACTCCCCTTGAACGAAGGGTCCAAGCGGAAATCCCTGGAACAGACTCGGCAAATCCTAACGACAGGGGGTCTGGATTTCAATACGCAAACTATCCTTCTTTGCTGCAGTGTCTGCAACAGCCTCTGTTAGGAAGCTTGAAGGTCAAACCAATGCCAGAAGATGGTCCTCAACTGCGCTATCACGAGAAACCAGACCCCTTTATTGAGGCTGAATTGGATTGTGGGGCTCCCGGAAGACTGCATACGACCCCCGTCACCAGCTGTGAAGAGAAATCCGTCGGCTTCTTCGACCACGAAGGCGGGGAAAGTTCCGGAAAAAATCGCCAGCAGAACCCCGTGCCCCTCTTCATCTGCCCGGACTGCGGGAAGAGCTTCCGGGATTTGAGGAAGCTCCAGATCCACGGTCAGACGCACAAGGGCAGGACTCTGCACAAGTGCCAGCAATGCGGGGAGACTTTCCGTCACCTATCCACCTTCCGGAAGCACCAGAGAACTCACAGCGGAGCGGCTGTGCATACCTGCCCGGACTGCGGCAGGAACTTCTCCAGATCGGACAGCCTCAAGATCCATCAGAGAACGCACACGGGAGAAACGCCGTACAGCTGCAACGACTGCGGGAAGAATTTCAGCCATTTGGGCAACCTGCGAACGCACCAgcggattcacacaggagagacgcCGTACTGGTGCGCGGAGTGCGGAAAGGGGTTTAAGAGGCTGGATAACTACAAGGAACACCAAGAGGTGCACAGAGGAGAGACCCCTTTCCTGTGCGCGGAGTGCGGGAGGCGCTTCAGTCAACTGGGAAGCCTCAACAGGCACCGCAAAACTCACGCAGGCGTGGCCACTCATCACTGCACACAGTGCGGGAAAAGTTACTGCCACTCGGCTGCCCTGAAAACGCACCAGAGAACTCACGCAGCACAGGCTGACCCtgcacaggacacacacacaggctga